The Salvia miltiorrhiza cultivar Shanhuang (shh) chromosome 1, IMPLAD_Smil_shh, whole genome shotgun sequence genome has a window encoding:
- the LOC131017744 gene encoding calcium-dependent protein kinase 8-like, with amino-acid sequence MGNCCVTPYSPSEKKKKKHKNKPNPFSADYGVSRGSWGTNKLVVLKDPGGHNIKERYDLGRELGRGEFGITYLCTDVETGEKYACKSISKKKLRTAVDIEDVRREVEIMKHMPKHLNIVSLKDTYEDDNAVHIVMELCEGGELFDRIVARGHYTERAAAVVMKTIVEVVQVCHQHGVMHRDLKPENFLFANKKETSPVKAIDFGLSVFFRPGERFNEIVGSPYYMAPEVLKRNYGPEIDIWSAGIILYILLCGVPPFWAETEQGVAQAIIRSNLEFKRDPWPKVSDSAKDLVRKMLDPDPSQRLSAQQVLEHPWLQNAKKAPNVSLGETVKARLKQFSVMNKLKKRALRVVAEHLSVEEVAGIKEAFDMMDSGKRGKINLEEFRIGLHNLGHQIPDADVQILMEAADVDGDGTLNYGEFVAVTVHLRKMANDEHLHKAFAYFDRNESGYIEIEELREALSDDDDGNNEEVINAIMHDVDIDQDGRIGYEEFATMMKAGTDWRKASRQYSRERFNSLSLKLMKEGSLQLANEGR; translated from the exons ATGGGAAACTGCTGCGTGACTCCTTATAGTCCGtctgaaaagaagaagaagaaacacaAGAATAAGCCGAATCCATTTTCCGCAGATTATGGTGTGAGTCGTGGATCTTGGGGAACAAACAAGCTCGTCGTGTTGAAGGATCCAGGAGGCCATAACATCAAGGAGAGATATGATCTCGGGCGTGAGCTCGGACGAGGCGAATTTGGGATTACCTATTTGTGTACTGATGTGGAGACAGGGGAGAAATACGCGTGCAAGTCGATATCGAAGAAGAAGCTAAGGACTGCAGTCGATATCGAGGACGTGAGGAGGGAGGTTGAGATCATGAAGCATATGCCTAAGCACCTAAATATTGTGAGCTTGAAGGATACTTATGAAGATGATAACGCCGTGCATATTGTGATGGAACTGTGTGAAGGTGGCGAACTGTTTGACAGGATTGTGGCTAGGGGGCATTATACAGAGAGAGCAGCAGCGGTTGTGATGAAGACCATCGTGGAAGTTGTTCAG GTGTGCCACCAACATGGAGTCATGCATCGTGATCTCAAACCAGAAAATTTCCTTTTTGCAAATAAGAAAGAAACGTCTCCTGTAAAAGCAATTGACTTTGGGTTGTCAGTTTTCTTCAGACCTG GTGAACGTTTCAACGAAATTGTGGGGAGCCCGTACTACATGGCACCTGAGGTTCTAAAACGCAACTATGGACCAGAAATTGACATTTGGAGTGCTGGAATCATCCTTTATATTCTGCTTTGTGGTGTTCCTCCTTTCTGGGCAG AGACCGAGCAAGGAGTGGCTCAAGCAATTATTCGATCTAATCTTGAGTTTAAGCGAGACCCTTGGCCTAAAGTTTCAGATAGTGCCAAAGATCTTGTAAGGAAAATGCTTGATCCCGATCCTAGTCAACGTCTTTCAGCTCAACAAGTCCTTG AGCATCCTTGGCTGCAAAATGCAAAGAAGGCACCAAATGTCTCCCTGGGTGAGACTGTGAAAGCAAGGCTGAAACAGTTCTCTGTGATGAATAAGCTCAAGAAAAGGGCTCTAAGG GTCGTGGCTGAGCACTTGTCCGTGGAGGAAGTGGCTGGAATTAAGGAAGCATTTGATATGATGGACTCGGGGAAAAGGGGCAAAATTAACCTTGAAGAATTCAGAATTGGTCTGCACAATCTCGGCCATCAGATCCCTGATGCTGATGTTCAGATTCTAATGGAAGCT GCTGATGTTGATGGAGATGGAACTTTGAATTATGGTGAGTTTGTTGCTGTCACTGTGCATCTCAGAAAGATGGCCAATGATGAGCACCTTCACAAAGCTTTTGCCTATTTTGATCGTAATGAGAGTGGGTATATTGAGATTGAAGAGCTCCGAGAAGCTCTgagtgatgatgatgatggcaACAACGAGGAGGTTATCAATGCTATCATGCATGATGTGGATATAGATCAGGACGGGCGAATAGGTTACGAAGAATTTGCTACAATGATGAAGGCTGGTACAGATTGGAGAAAGGCATCGAGACAATATTCTCGTGAGAGGTTCAACAGTCTTAGCTTGAAGTTGATGAAGGAAGGGTCTCTACAGTTAGCTAACGAGGGTAGATAA